A section of the Sedimentisphaera cyanobacteriorum genome encodes:
- a CDS encoding UvrD-helicase domain-containing protein has protein sequence MSSWTSQQKDIINAEGNVYVTASAGTGKTAVVIERVLEFISSGGCIEKILLITFTNAAAGEMKERLFDKLRHRAESAVGDKQRHILSQLQLIDTAQISTIHSFCSKIVRNYFFKAGVSASFRIAHGSEIQVLKTDALQETMEEVWGDDQLADPAAEMLENRNADISSEYSILGQISQVSDFCSSLPEPEKWIESCSLPEENSQGGFAEKSNISRLAFSKILKIYREKFAQKKRTLNVLDYSDLEHFALKILLDEESARQIKSQYRQIYVDEFQDTSGIQNRIIDLLENSNMFLVGDIKQSIYGFRNARPDLFNEKIRKKPEAAKSLSNNFRCRPEIISFANKVFSEIMQPPESLVDYSKDHQLEAAAEFQPFSLPGKPCEQYFITADANAQKKKELTAAFTAEKVRQILSEGKIYDSQFPQTPREIRKSDIAILKKDLKNDYSIYVEQFRRAGIELKVLGRAELKESIEYIDILSMLKYLNNPTDQVALAGVMRSPFYQFTEDQLLQAAILSAGGKLTAQAVEQFAEGSGELAEKCKEFLEETQALREQAFSLEIPELVWKIINHKNYLAFASSISGAGFRRDNLLKLHSLASDYQDISSWLGSASLPGFLDYLEKLTDKDIDAGTPPGGEAVSLMTVHASKGLEFPVVIMPDLEKAPRNNTSQVIVSEKSGLAINSDITENSKTMLYEQIKNENKLARIDEAKRLLYVAVTRAKEKLVLIGAGKQEDKTPEESCWSWIYLCIEPEFISKSEVEKITESFRGQAAQPASSRPLDLKDITARCSITDKIVNPQGGPVKISASQVGHKEFKPSHAFSSDANEEQTQTDPRLKGSAVHLVFERIIKSGRFEGFDYARRVYQELAREKLIDEDMLSSSDLSSICAFFRTSEGRCSLESKSRSEWPFTAYIEAEKLGEKGDHKLIVQGVIDLLIERDNDLQIIDFKTDNVSEEQVRERAEVYKCQLTAYAIAAEKILEKPVSAKKLYFLKQGRLLEI, from the coding sequence ATGAGCAGCTGGACAAGTCAGCAGAAGGATATCATAAACGCTGAGGGGAACGTTTATGTAACCGCTTCAGCGGGTACGGGTAAAACAGCTGTGGTTATTGAAAGGGTGCTGGAATTTATATCCTCGGGAGGCTGTATAGAGAAGATTCTGCTGATAACATTCACAAACGCCGCTGCGGGCGAGATGAAAGAGAGGCTCTTTGATAAGCTAAGGCACAGAGCCGAGAGCGCCGTAGGGGATAAACAGAGGCATATCTTATCTCAGCTTCAGCTTATCGATACCGCCCAGATCAGCACTATCCATTCGTTCTGCTCAAAGATTGTGCGAAATTATTTCTTCAAAGCCGGCGTGAGCGCATCGTTCAGAATAGCCCACGGCTCTGAGATACAGGTTCTAAAAACAGATGCCCTGCAGGAAACTATGGAAGAGGTTTGGGGGGATGACCAGCTCGCAGACCCTGCCGCCGAGATGCTTGAAAATCGAAACGCCGATATCTCGAGCGAATATTCAATCTTAGGCCAAATTTCGCAGGTAAGCGATTTCTGCAGCAGTCTTCCCGAACCGGAGAAATGGATTGAAAGCTGCAGCCTGCCAGAGGAAAACTCGCAGGGCGGTTTTGCAGAAAAAAGCAATATCTCCCGTCTCGCATTCAGCAAGATACTCAAAATATACCGCGAAAAGTTTGCCCAGAAGAAGCGTACGCTAAATGTGCTCGATTATTCAGATCTCGAACATTTCGCCCTGAAAATCCTCTTAGATGAAGAATCTGCCAGACAAATCAAATCGCAGTACAGGCAGATTTATGTGGATGAATTTCAGGACACCAGCGGCATCCAAAACAGAATAATAGACCTGCTCGAAAACAGCAATATGTTCCTTGTGGGCGATATAAAACAGAGCATTTACGGCTTCAGAAACGCAAGGCCTGATCTATTTAATGAGAAAATACGCAAGAAACCCGAAGCAGCAAAATCGCTTTCGAATAATTTCAGGTGCAGGCCGGAGATAATCAGCTTTGCCAACAAGGTGTTCAGCGAGATTATGCAGCCGCCTGAATCACTCGTTGACTACAGCAAAGACCACCAGCTCGAAGCTGCTGCTGAATTTCAGCCCTTCAGCCTGCCCGGGAAGCCCTGCGAACAGTACTTCATCACTGCAGACGCAAATGCCCAAAAGAAAAAAGAGCTTACTGCGGCATTCACTGCCGAAAAGGTGCGCCAGATTCTAAGCGAGGGAAAGATTTACGACAGCCAGTTCCCGCAGACCCCCAGAGAGATTAGAAAGAGCGATATCGCAATCCTCAAAAAAGACCTCAAAAACGATTACAGCATCTATGTAGAGCAGTTCAGACGTGCAGGCATAGAGCTGAAGGTTTTGGGCAGAGCCGAGCTGAAAGAATCCATCGAATACATCGATATTCTCTCAATGCTCAAATACCTCAACAACCCGACTGATCAGGTTGCTTTGGCGGGAGTTATGCGAAGCCCGTTCTATCAGTTCACAGAGGATCAGTTGCTTCAGGCCGCAATTTTATCGGCAGGCGGAAAACTTACCGCTCAGGCAGTAGAGCAGTTTGCAGAAGGCTCGGGTGAGCTGGCTGAAAAATGCAAAGAATTTCTCGAAGAAACACAAGCCCTCAGAGAGCAGGCTTTCTCTTTAGAAATCCCAGAGCTGGTTTGGAAAATCATAAACCACAAAAACTACCTTGCCTTTGCATCTTCCATCAGCGGGGCAGGCTTCAGAAGGGATAATCTCCTCAAGCTCCACAGCCTCGCCTCAGATTATCAGGATATAAGCTCTTGGCTCGGTTCTGCGAGCCTTCCCGGCTTTTTGGACTACCTCGAGAAGCTTACGGATAAGGATATAGATGCCGGCACCCCGCCCGGGGGCGAGGCCGTTTCACTGATGACTGTGCATGCAAGCAAAGGGCTCGAATTCCCGGTAGTAATAATGCCGGATCTGGAAAAAGCTCCCAGAAACAACACCTCACAGGTGATTGTAAGCGAGAAATCAGGGCTCGCAATCAACTCAGACATCACAGAAAACAGTAAAACGATGCTCTACGAACAGATTAAAAACGAAAATAAACTCGCTCGGATCGATGAGGCAAAACGCCTGCTTTATGTGGCGGTAACAAGGGCTAAAGAAAAGCTCGTGCTTATAGGGGCGGGAAAACAGGAAGACAAAACACCGGAAGAGAGTTGTTGGAGCTGGATTTATCTTTGCATCGAGCCGGAGTTTATCAGCAAAAGCGAGGTCGAAAAAATTACAGAAAGCTTCAGAGGGCAGGCAGCTCAGCCCGCTTCAAGCCGGCCGCTGGATTTGAAAGACATCACTGCTCGGTGCTCAATTACAGACAAAATTGTTAATCCGCAGGGCGGGCCGGTAAAGATATCTGCCTCGCAGGTTGGGCATAAAGAATTCAAGCCTTCCCATGCATTCAGCTCGGATGCAAACGAAGAGCAAACTCAAACAGACCCGAGGCTGAAGGGCTCTGCTGTGCACCTTGTATTCGAGAGGATTATAAAATCAGGCCGGTTTGAAGGATTTGATTATGCACGCAGGGTATATCAGGAACTTGCCCGCGAGAAACTTATAGACGAAGATATGCTATCCAGCAGCGACCTAAGCTCCATCTGCGCATTTTTCAGAACCTCTGAGGGGAGATGCTCGCTTGAGAGCAAGAGCCGGAGCGAATGGCCCTTTACCGCATACATAGAGGCTGAAAAGCTGGGCGAAAAAGGGGATCATAAGCTTATTGTCCAGGGCGTAATCGATCTGCTCATAGAGCGGGATAACGACTTACAAATCATAGACTTCAAAACCGATAACGTATCTGAAGAGCAGGTGCGCGAGAGGGCGGAAGTATATAAATGCCAGCTTACAGCATATGCAATCGCCGCTGAAAAAATACTCGAAAAACCCGTATCCGCTAAAAAACTCTACTTCCTAAAACAGGGCCGCCTCCTTGAAATCTGA
- a CDS encoding SMP-30/gluconolactonase/LRE family protein: protein MLIRKLAVLTLFALPAAFLSAENSNQHPQPYQLKKLADSFAFTEGPASDPNSSIFFTDIPNNKIHIYTSEGELKTFLKGSKGANGLAFDQSGKLIACLGSAGAVASIDQDKNIKTLACEYKSKPFNSPNDLWLTPEGGIYFTDPRYGRRDNLPQDGEHVYYLPPDSSKAVRVIDDMVRPNGIVGDTKRNLLYVADAGAGKTYRYTPKPDGTLENKELFVKFGSDGMTLDSRGNLYITNKNVMSFNPEGRQILTIETPQRPSNLCFASEKEKKLFITARSSLYCAIMENKLYSFTVNDIDSNPTALCEYQGKVILIVNVASKCGFTQQYADLQSLYEKYKDKGFTILGFPANNFANQEPGTNAEIKNFCTTKFNVTFPMFSKISVKGKDIHPLYDYLTDKNQSGENAHKITWNFNKFLIDRAGNTIAYFGSKTNPMEEKIIQKIEEALQE from the coding sequence ATGCTAATCAGAAAACTTGCCGTCCTAACACTGTTTGCACTGCCCGCCGCTTTTTTATCTGCTGAAAACTCCAATCAGCACCCGCAGCCATACCAGCTTAAAAAGCTCGCAGATTCTTTCGCCTTCACCGAGGGCCCTGCGTCAGATCCAAACAGCAGCATCTTCTTCACAGACATCCCAAACAACAAAATTCATATCTACACCAGCGAAGGCGAACTGAAAACCTTCCTAAAAGGCAGCAAAGGTGCAAACGGGCTTGCCTTCGATCAGTCCGGAAAGCTGATTGCGTGTCTTGGGTCTGCAGGGGCAGTTGCATCAATCGATCAAGATAAGAACATCAAAACACTTGCCTGTGAGTACAAATCAAAGCCCTTCAACAGCCCGAATGACCTCTGGCTAACCCCCGAGGGCGGAATATACTTTACAGACCCCCGCTACGGCCGCAGAGACAATCTCCCTCAAGACGGCGAACACGTTTACTATCTCCCTCCAGACAGCAGCAAAGCCGTTCGCGTAATCGATGATATGGTGCGTCCAAACGGGATCGTAGGCGACACAAAACGAAATCTTCTCTACGTTGCAGACGCAGGGGCAGGGAAAACCTACCGCTATACGCCCAAACCAGACGGCACACTCGAAAACAAAGAGCTCTTTGTGAAATTCGGCTCAGACGGCATGACTCTCGACAGCCGAGGGAATTTGTATATCACCAACAAAAACGTAATGTCCTTCAACCCTGAAGGGCGGCAGATCCTCACGATTGAAACCCCGCAGCGCCCGTCAAATCTCTGCTTTGCGTCTGAAAAAGAGAAAAAGCTTTTCATTACCGCCCGCAGTTCGTTATACTGTGCAATTATGGAGAATAAACTATACTCATTTACTGTTAATGATATCGATTCAAATCCGACAGCTCTGTGCGAATATCAGGGCAAGGTGATTCTGATTGTCAATGTTGCGAGCAAATGCGGCTTCACACAACAATATGCCGACCTCCAAAGTCTCTACGAGAAATACAAGGACAAAGGCTTCACTATACTCGGCTTCCCTGCCAACAACTTCGCCAATCAGGAGCCGGGCACCAATGCCGAAATCAAAAATTTCTGTACTACAAAGTTTAATGTTACTTTCCCGATGTTTTCAAAGATTTCGGTAAAAGGCAAAGACATCCACCCACTCTACGATTACCTGACCGACAAAAACCAGAGCGGCGAGAACGCGCACAAAATAACTTGGAATTTCAACAAGTTCCTCATAGACAGGGCAGGAAACACAATAGCCTACTTCGGCTCAAAAACCAATCCGATGGAGGAAAAGATCATTCAAAAAATTGAAGAAGCTCTGCAGGAATAG
- a CDS encoding DUF7901 domain-containing protein, protein MKKAIITILIMSLAGLVFGEWRRDPASDVDKEFLSGNEGLVSGTPPTDNSCWMASASNLLAGAGYGNGGNIQERAEDIYLDMLTWQESINPSNTHGTQDGGWIDTALTWWLSSSNNVWPSNPYTVVNVYGNKSKVPWSNSSGAKDIGNMLRDYKQVGLSISRPRTSPGGSPSGGHAIAAWGDDGSSAQLGSNPDEVIVADSDRDTSGTDFQTYTYDDYTNPNPGGYNEGSGWYFNFSANHWFIKHIATLTPTDNPVDPSDGPTQLVVGSYKIHQDELESATDLHYTAWTDYDILGYNTDIDWHTDNAPVITESSDHVPGLTRSDITADWDLSDNPVPYCNDVTITTEFVLQNWNGVWYDDVYFTYPGGQQTKYLQPPYDSMLGTDIRCDSYDEIPRLLADDFECTEEGIISKIYLWGSWDQDYGEGDPPGNVQKFRLKIFSDDPVGDDPKNPDDDPDNEASKPLEVLWEGSFTDFTTSQYSVVQQEYFWDPFTNSPISWDNRIWQYEIDIPESQAFEQQGSQEEPVVYWLGVSADIDGYSSAKFGWKTTSPENGWNDKAVAWKDTLVKTDEFDFWEDRSSHSYQENGSVSKGAYDCSGDQALRIGYNDSGAFVYLIMNVNPNSEQVKLRYKIPWAGAVAGMIGAELVVDGEYKGNLVSDGCLWQEIMLTNMSGDTADGEIEIKIKDTYPDYDGDIQITSMQAYSIGKDWEPLVYPDNHELVSQPVDMSFAVAGPDNSQGWFMPEFGWNIVTAELDNTDIPDISGGYVLGAFDLFGDEGLLGQYRFVHQYPYTQDPETHTFTIQGGPDSASAPCADFDDVKSPSSYSVGGYFNTQGYDVDFKEFFWLPSGSTTSGTATVDASGQAGGSGSELELDNINAEFTFNYPIECLSVLFGEYGGNINLEVNGVFSNFDNFADINGYTIGGCSIYVTNGHGNDKGSLQIQGTINQFKIGGQELFIDDLCPGCGSGGRTVTAGNFRFGHSYGRPGKQKLWQFSDWMTVSPQQVELSSGEPMDISLNWDGRVPYPASDITPASQMPQAPSCTVYLQGDINEDCSVNLLDLKMLASNWLESTLSQ, encoded by the coding sequence ATGAAAAAAGCTATTATTACAATTCTGATTATGTCCTTGGCGGGCTTAGTTTTCGGCGAATGGCGCAGAGACCCGGCAAGCGATGTTGACAAGGAGTTCCTCTCGGGGAATGAAGGGCTCGTTTCGGGCACTCCCCCCACAGACAACAGCTGCTGGATGGCTTCAGCCTCGAATCTGCTCGCAGGAGCGGGCTACGGAAACGGCGGGAACATTCAGGAAAGAGCGGAAGATATCTATTTGGATATGCTCACATGGCAGGAATCTATAAATCCCTCCAACACCCACGGCACACAGGACGGGGGCTGGATTGATACAGCTCTTACATGGTGGCTTAGCTCATCGAACAATGTATGGCCGTCAAATCCATATACCGTTGTGAATGTGTACGGGAATAAATCCAAAGTTCCGTGGTCTAATTCCAGCGGCGCTAAGGATATCGGCAATATGCTGCGCGATTACAAGCAGGTGGGGCTGAGCATCAGCAGGCCGCGCACCTCCCCGGGCGGAAGCCCCAGCGGCGGGCACGCTATCGCTGCTTGGGGAGATGACGGGTCGTCTGCACAGCTCGGGAGCAATCCGGATGAGGTTATTGTGGCCGATTCAGACCGCGACACCAGCGGGACAGACTTCCAAACCTACACCTACGACGACTATACAAACCCAAATCCGGGCGGGTATAATGAAGGCAGCGGCTGGTATTTCAATTTCTCAGCGAATCACTGGTTTATCAAGCATATCGCAACCCTAACACCTACCGATAACCCCGTTGACCCATCAGACGGGCCTACTCAGCTTGTTGTTGGTTCGTATAAGATTCATCAGGACGAGCTCGAATCTGCAACCGATCTGCATTACACCGCTTGGACAGACTACGACATCCTCGGCTACAACACAGACATCGACTGGCACACCGACAATGCGCCGGTGATTACAGAAAGCAGCGATCACGTTCCAGGCCTGACAAGATCCGATATCACAGCAGACTGGGACCTCTCAGACAACCCGGTACCATACTGCAATGATGTAACGATAACCACAGAATTCGTTTTGCAGAACTGGAACGGGGTATGGTATGACGACGTGTATTTCACATACCCGGGCGGGCAGCAGACAAAATATCTTCAGCCGCCTTACGATTCCATGCTCGGAACAGACATCAGATGCGACAGCTACGACGAGATTCCGAGGCTCTTAGCAGATGATTTCGAATGCACTGAAGAAGGGATTATCAGCAAAATCTATCTCTGGGGCTCATGGGATCAGGATTATGGAGAAGGCGACCCTCCGGGGAACGTTCAGAAATTTCGTCTCAAGATATTCAGCGACGACCCTGTGGGCGATGACCCGAAAAATCCCGATGACGACCCGGATAACGAGGCTTCAAAGCCGCTAGAGGTGCTTTGGGAAGGCAGTTTTACTGATTTCACAACAAGCCAGTACAGCGTTGTCCAGCAGGAATACTTCTGGGATCCGTTTACCAATTCGCCTATAAGCTGGGACAACAGGATCTGGCAGTATGAAATCGATATACCCGAATCTCAGGCCTTCGAGCAGCAGGGCTCTCAAGAAGAACCTGTTGTTTACTGGCTCGGTGTTTCGGCAGATATAGACGGCTACAGCAGCGCAAAATTTGGCTGGAAAACCACAAGCCCCGAAAACGGGTGGAACGATAAGGCAGTAGCTTGGAAGGATACGCTTGTAAAAACCGATGAGTTTGACTTCTGGGAAGACCGCTCCAGCCATTCATATCAGGAAAACGGCTCCGTATCTAAAGGCGCATACGACTGTTCAGGTGATCAGGCTTTGAGAATCGGCTATAACGACAGCGGCGCTTTTGTATATCTGATTATGAACGTAAATCCGAATTCTGAGCAGGTAAAGCTCAGATACAAGATCCCTTGGGCAGGAGCAGTAGCAGGGATGATAGGTGCAGAGCTTGTTGTAGATGGAGAATACAAGGGCAATCTCGTATCAGACGGCTGCTTATGGCAGGAAATTATGCTTACCAATATGTCAGGCGACACTGCCGACGGCGAGATTGAAATAAAGATCAAAGATACATACCCAGATTACGACGGGGATATTCAAATCACATCAATGCAGGCCTACTCTATTGGCAAGGACTGGGAGCCTCTGGTGTATCCAGACAATCACGAGCTCGTTTCGCAGCCTGTGGATATGTCTTTCGCCGTTGCAGGACCAGACAACAGCCAGGGTTGGTTTATGCCTGAGTTCGGCTGGAACATCGTTACAGCAGAGCTGGACAACACTGACATACCCGATATTTCAGGCGGATACGTATTGGGAGCATTCGATCTGTTCGGCGATGAAGGGCTTCTCGGACAGTACAGATTCGTGCATCAGTATCCATACACCCAAGACCCTGAAACCCACACCTTCACAATACAGGGCGGACCGGACAGTGCATCAGCTCCATGTGCTGATTTCGACGATGTTAAATCCCCGAGTTCATACTCTGTAGGCGGTTATTTCAATACTCAGGGCTATGATGTTGATTTCAAGGAGTTCTTCTGGCTCCCAAGCGGAAGCACAACAAGCGGTACAGCAACGGTGGATGCTTCTGGGCAGGCAGGCGGGTCTGGAAGTGAACTCGAGCTGGATAATATTAACGCAGAATTCACCTTCAACTATCCCATAGAGTGTCTCAGTGTGCTGTTCGGCGAATACGGAGGCAACATCAACCTCGAGGTGAACGGGGTGTTCTCGAATTTCGACAACTTTGCCGATATAAACGGCTACACTATCGGCGGCTGCAGTATTTACGTTACAAACGGCCACGGAAACGATAAGGGCAGCCTGCAAATTCAGGGCACGATAAATCAGTTCAAGATAGGCGGACAGGAGCTGTTTATCGATGATCTATGCCCGGGCTGCGGGTCTGGCGGCAGAACGGTAACAGCAGGCAACTTCCGCTTCGGCCACAGCTACGGAAGACCCGGTAAACAGAAACTATGGCAGTTCAGCGACTGGATGACTGTATCGCCGCAGCAGGTGGAACTGAGCTCAGGCGAACCGATGGATATATCGCTAAACTGGGACGGGCGCGTGCCTTATCCTGCAAGCGATATTACGCCGGCAAGCCAGATGCCTCAGGCTCCCAGCTGTACGGTTTATCTGCAAGGCGATATCAACGAAGATTGCAGCGTTAATCTGTTAGACCTTAAGATGCTCGCTTCAAACTGGCTGGAAAGCACATTAAGCCAGTAG
- a CDS encoding PEP-CTERM sorting domain-containing protein, translating to MKFYCLLILLSVFCGSVCADYISIKIYEQGDDVIVSHSGSLDISGFKGQGSYSESQVGSSGYDSMIDPRDGYICNASGISAGDTEGEINLETTVLFGFGSGALADSASGDYFNLEGSGENDLHFLPENVDQNDILTVNGSMTFQNKTLADFMMYKGTYPIDDDSNFADGEKIEITITPEPATLALLGLGGFVLRRRNA from the coding sequence GTGAAATTTTACTGTTTGCTGATTTTATTAAGCGTTTTTTGCGGTTCAGTCTGTGCGGACTATATAAGCATAAAAATCTACGAACAGGGTGATGATGTTATAGTATCCCACAGCGGAAGCTTAGACATCTCCGGCTTCAAGGGACAGGGCTCTTATTCCGAATCCCAAGTCGGATCTTCTGGATATGATAGTATGATAGATCCTCGTGACGGCTATATTTGCAATGCCAGCGGAATATCCGCCGGAGACACAGAAGGAGAAATCAATCTCGAAACAACTGTGTTGTTTGGGTTTGGATCAGGCGCTTTAGCAGACAGCGCAAGCGGAGATTATTTCAATTTAGAAGGCTCAGGCGAAAATGATTTGCATTTCCTTCCGGAGAATGTTGATCAGAACGATATCTTAACTGTAAACGGTTCAATGACTTTCCAAAACAAAACACTCGCCGACTTCATGATGTACAAGGGAACATACCCAATAGACGACGATTCCAATTTTGCCGATGGCGAAAAGATTGAAATAACCATTACACCTGAACCGGCAACCCTTGCCCTGCTTGGACTTGGCGGATTCGTCTTGAGAAGAAGAAACGCTTAA